A single genomic interval of bacterium harbors:
- the yqeC gene encoding putative selenium-dependent hydroxylase accessory protein YqeC: MDGAPGPRPLPGAGRPPGDDQAQAQPPAPSPHHLAPGAGLLRPRRDRGRSLPAAAHRGRRAPGQRRAEHPERLGALPGGGDALADLSRHLARAGPALSGARLAALLGAPPADWRGRLIAVLGSGGKTSLLAQLARELARAHPRVLVSTSTKVYPFPGLPLVEDPRALPAAFAEARAVFLGRQLAAPGETAKLAGLPALAAAALRGLADVVLLESDGARGRPLKVHLPQDPAVPEEADLALLVVGAAALAAPASEATVHRLERAPAAWELRAGERPTPRRVARALLAPEGYLGKTGAVPVRILINQAEAWPAEAAALAAALGAVWPGAILTGSAQRGEFSLTPGGELPVAVILAAAGRGERFGADKRRFLLKGAPLLHWALGAYAGLPLLQRILVLGPDDEALAAEARARGWQVALNPDPAAGLSASWRAGLGALKRDAAGVLLALADMPAIRRETLAALLAAARAAPARALRPLHGGRPGHPYYLPRKDFPALLAARGERVAAALPEPFPLDSADPGVILDLDRPDQAGALSALLPQEPEFHAV, encoded by the coding sequence ATGGACGGGGCGCCCGGCCCGCGACCGCTGCCGGGCGCGGGGAGGCCTCCGGGCGATGACCAAGCGCAAGCACAACCCCCGGCTCCGTCCCCGCACCATCTGGCTCCTGGTGCTGGGCTACTTCGTCCTCGGCGCGATCGTGGGCGTTCTCTTCCTGCAGCAGCTCACCGCGGGCGCCGAGCGCCCGGCCAGCGGCGAGCCGAGCATCCAGAACGCCTGGGGGCTCTACCCGGTGGTGGTGATGCTCTGGCCGATCTTTCTCGTCATCTGGCTCGTGCGGGCCCTGCGCTGAGCGGCGCGCGCCTCGCGGCCCTGCTCGGCGCGCCGCCGGCCGATTGGCGCGGGCGCCTGATCGCCGTGCTCGGCAGCGGGGGCAAGACGAGCCTGCTCGCCCAGCTCGCCCGCGAGCTGGCCCGCGCGCACCCACGCGTGCTCGTGAGCACGAGCACGAAGGTCTATCCCTTTCCCGGCCTGCCGCTCGTCGAGGATCCGCGCGCCCTGCCCGCGGCCTTCGCCGAGGCGCGCGCCGTGTTCCTCGGCCGCCAGCTCGCCGCGCCCGGCGAGACGGCCAAGCTCGCGGGCCTGCCCGCGCTCGCTGCCGCCGCGCTGCGCGGGCTGGCCGATGTCGTCCTCCTCGAGAGCGACGGCGCGCGCGGGCGACCGCTCAAGGTGCACCTGCCGCAGGATCCCGCCGTGCCCGAGGAAGCGGACCTCGCGTTGCTCGTGGTGGGCGCGGCCGCGCTCGCCGCGCCCGCGAGCGAGGCGACCGTGCATCGCCTGGAGCGCGCACCGGCCGCCTGGGAGCTGCGCGCGGGCGAGCGGCCGACACCGCGCCGCGTCGCGCGCGCGTTGCTCGCGCCGGAGGGCTACCTCGGCAAGACGGGCGCCGTGCCCGTGCGCATCCTGATCAACCAGGCCGAGGCCTGGCCCGCCGAGGCGGCCGCGCTGGCCGCCGCGCTCGGCGCCGTCTGGCCGGGCGCGATCCTGACGGGCAGCGCGCAGCGCGGCGAGTTCTCGCTCACCCCCGGGGGCGAGCTGCCGGTGGCGGTGATCCTCGCAGCCGCCGGCCGCGGCGAGCGCTTCGGCGCCGACAAGCGGCGCTTCTTGCTCAAGGGCGCGCCGCTGCTCCACTGGGCGCTGGGCGCCTATGCCGGCCTGCCGCTGCTCCAGCGCATCCTCGTGCTCGGTCCGGATGACGAAGCGCTGGCCGCCGAGGCGCGCGCGCGCGGCTGGCAGGTGGCCCTCAACCCGGATCCCGCGGCCGGGCTCTCGGCGAGCTGGCGCGCGGGGCTTGGCGCGCTCAAGCGCGACGCCGCGGGCGTGCTGCTCGCCCTGGCCGACATGCCGGCCATTCGCCGCGAGACCCTCGCCGCGCTCCTCGCGGCCGCCCGTGCCGCGCCTGCGCGGGCTCTGCGGCCCCTTCACGGCGGCCGGCCCGGGCATCCCTACTACCTCCCGCGCAAGGACTTTCCCGCGCTGCTCGCCGCGCGGGGCGAGCGCGTGGCCGCCGCGCTGCCGGAGCCTTTTCCCTTGGACTCGGCCGACCCGGGCGTCATACTCGACCTCGATCGCCCCGATCAGGCCGGCGCGCTGAGCGCCCTGCTTCCCCAGGAGCCCGAGTTCCATGCGGTTTAG
- a CDS encoding TrkH family potassium uptake protein, with protein MNRGAVLYAIGRLLQILAVILFVPLGISVWDDLARPGGTALESSESLAFAAAIVFSLVAGTLLEWLTRRHRYDPGVREGFAIVTLGWVSLTLIGAIPFFVWMLEQRGAPGPVAVLGAFTDAYFEVMSGFTTTGATIIPDVEALPRGLLFWRALTHWLGGMGIITLALAIFPAMGVGGYQMFRGEVPGPSADRLRPRLRETAAILWGVYALLTGVQTGLLMLGGMNLLDALCHAFATMATGGFSTRNASIGAYGSAYIDWVIVLFMFLAGMNFVLHYRLLFRRDWRALREDREFHFYFGTAALAVLATTVALWLGGLQSPQHAAASFQAAPREPAAFAAHYEREAAKLDGPAAALRYAAFQVVSVLTTTGFCTADFDLWPPAIGLLLVVLMFWGGCAGSTGGGMKMIRVLVTLKASWRELKKVVRPRLVSPLKVRRAPLQEPMVANIVAFFVLFVGLFVVCSLLMSAFVPDLVTAVTSVAACIGNVGPGLAGVGATQHYAWIPAAGKWVLILCMLLGRLEIFTVLVVLRPSFWRR; from the coding sequence GTGAACCGCGGCGCCGTGCTCTACGCCATCGGCCGGCTGCTGCAGATCCTGGCCGTCATCCTGTTCGTGCCGCTGGGCATCTCCGTCTGGGACGACCTCGCCCGCCCGGGCGGCACGGCGCTCGAGAGCAGCGAGAGCCTGGCCTTCGCCGCGGCGATCGTCTTCTCGCTGGTTGCGGGCACATTGCTCGAGTGGCTCACGCGGCGCCACCGCTACGATCCGGGCGTGCGCGAGGGCTTCGCCATCGTCACGCTGGGCTGGGTGAGCCTGACCCTGATCGGCGCGATTCCCTTCTTCGTCTGGATGCTCGAGCAGCGCGGCGCCCCCGGCCCGGTCGCCGTCCTCGGCGCCTTCACCGACGCCTACTTCGAGGTGATGAGCGGCTTCACGACGACGGGCGCTACCATCATTCCCGACGTCGAGGCCCTGCCGCGCGGGCTGCTCTTCTGGCGCGCGCTGACGCACTGGCTGGGCGGCATGGGCATCATCACGCTGGCCCTGGCGATCTTCCCCGCCATGGGCGTGGGCGGCTACCAGATGTTCCGCGGCGAGGTGCCCGGCCCCAGCGCCGACCGCCTGCGCCCGCGCCTGCGCGAGACGGCGGCGATCCTCTGGGGCGTCTACGCCCTGCTCACGGGCGTGCAGACCGGCCTGCTGATGCTCGGCGGCATGAACCTGCTCGACGCGCTCTGCCACGCCTTCGCGACGATGGCCACCGGCGGCTTCTCGACGCGCAACGCCTCGATCGGCGCCTACGGCAGCGCCTACATCGACTGGGTGATCGTGCTCTTCATGTTCCTCGCGGGGATGAACTTCGTCCTCCACTATCGCCTGCTCTTCCGCCGCGACTGGCGCGCCCTGCGCGAGGACCGCGAGTTCCACTTCTACTTCGGCACCGCGGCGCTGGCCGTCCTGGCGACCACGGTCGCGCTCTGGCTCGGCGGCTTGCAGAGCCCGCAGCACGCCGCGGCGAGCTTCCAGGCCGCGCCGCGGGAGCCGGCGGCCTTCGCCGCGCACTACGAGCGCGAAGCCGCGAAGCTGGACGGCCCGGCTGCCGCCCTGCGCTACGCCGCCTTCCAGGTGGTGTCGGTGCTCACCACGACCGGCTTCTGCACGGCGGACTTCGACCTGTGGCCGCCAGCGATCGGCTTGCTGCTGGTGGTGCTCATGTTCTGGGGCGGCTGCGCGGGCTCCACCGGCGGCGGCATGAAGATGATCCGCGTGCTGGTGACGCTGAAGGCGTCCTGGCGCGAACTGAAGAAGGTGGTGCGCCCGCGCCTGGTCTCGCCGCTCAAGGTGCGGCGCGCGCCCTTGCAGGAGCCGATGGTGGCGAACATCGTCGCCTTCTTCGTGCTCTTCGTGGGGCTCTTCGTGGTCTGCTCGCTCTTGATGAGCGCTTTCGTGCCCGATCTGGTGACGGCCGTCACCAGCGTGGCCGCCTGCATCGGCAACGTCGGCCCCGGCCTGGCCGGTGTCGGCGCCACGCAGCACTACGCCTGGATCCCCGCCGCGGGCAAGTGGGTGCTGATCCTCTGCATGCTGCTCGGCCGCCTGGAGATCTTCACCGTGCTCGTCGTGCTGCGGCCGAGCTTCTGGCGGCGCTAG
- the hydA gene encoding dihydropyrimidinase: protein MFDLVIRSGRVVTPSGVVVGDVGVSGGRIAAIGQGIDPGEQEVDATGRVIFPGIVDAHVHLGIPVLDMVSADDIESGTRAAAFGGVTTVIDFSVQEPGEGLLASVERRRSAIAGRALVDVALHANLTDYSPANLAEIPALFASGVSSVKIFTAYGARGMQLADPAIVRVAEAVGEAGGLLMVHAENGDAIDFLVERARARGETAAPMHEKCRPDLVEAEAIQRVATLARLAGCPLYVVHLSSLRGLEVIRRARAEGWRIHAETCPQYLILDRRRYEGEGGHRYIASPPLRRTADRQALTAAVTGGEIEVVSTDHCPFRLAQKDVAPGDFSRTPGGLPGVETLFSLMFGHLVPLGDGGLTPRSNASLILLARVLAENPARLFGLAPTKGALREGADADFFIFDPNPIRFIRNVDLHGAADWSPYEGMEVRGEIRAVYLRGQRLVDGGQLYGAPGCGRFMPGRLTPAGE, encoded by the coding sequence ATGTTCGATCTGGTGATTCGTTCGGGCCGCGTCGTCACTCCCTCCGGCGTGGTCGTGGGCGACGTCGGCGTCAGCGGCGGCCGCATCGCGGCCATCGGCCAGGGCATCGACCCCGGCGAGCAAGAGGTGGACGCGACGGGCCGCGTCATCTTCCCCGGCATCGTCGACGCCCACGTGCACCTGGGCATTCCGGTGCTGGACATGGTCTCCGCGGACGACATCGAGAGCGGCACGCGCGCGGCGGCCTTCGGCGGCGTGACGACGGTGATCGACTTCTCCGTGCAAGAGCCGGGCGAGGGCCTGCTCGCCAGCGTCGAGCGGCGGCGGTCGGCGATCGCGGGGCGGGCGCTGGTGGACGTCGCCCTGCACGCCAACCTCACCGACTACAGCCCGGCGAACCTGGCGGAGATTCCGGCGCTCTTCGCGAGCGGCGTGTCGAGCGTCAAGATCTTCACGGCCTACGGCGCGCGCGGCATGCAGCTCGCGGACCCGGCGATCGTGCGCGTCGCCGAGGCCGTCGGCGAGGCGGGCGGCCTCTTGATGGTGCACGCCGAGAACGGCGACGCCATCGACTTCCTCGTCGAGCGGGCGCGGGCGCGCGGCGAGACCGCAGCGCCCATGCACGAGAAGTGCCGGCCCGACCTCGTCGAGGCGGAGGCGATCCAGCGCGTGGCGACGCTCGCGCGCCTGGCCGGCTGCCCGCTCTACGTGGTGCACCTCAGCTCGCTGCGCGGGCTGGAGGTGATCCGCCGCGCGCGGGCCGAGGGCTGGCGCATCCACGCCGAGACCTGCCCGCAGTACCTGATCCTGGACCGCCGGCGCTACGAGGGCGAGGGGGGTCATCGCTACATCGCGAGTCCGCCGCTGCGCCGCACGGCCGACCGTCAGGCGCTGACCGCCGCGGTGACGGGCGGCGAGATCGAGGTGGTCTCGACGGACCACTGCCCCTTCCGGCTGGCGCAGAAGGACGTCGCGCCCGGCGACTTCAGCCGCACGCCGGGCGGCCTACCGGGCGTCGAGACGCTCTTCTCGCTGATGTTCGGCCACCTCGTGCCGCTGGGCGACGGCGGCCTGACGCCGCGCTCGAACGCTTCGCTGATCCTGCTCGCGCGCGTGCTGGCGGAGAACCCGGCGCGGCTCTTCGGCCTCGCGCCGACGAAGGGTGCGCTGCGCGAGGGCGCCGACGCCGACTTCTTCATCTTCGATCCCAACCCGATCCGCTTCATCCGCAACGTGGACCTGCACGGCGCCGCCGACTGGAGCCCCTACGAGGGCATGGAAGTGCGCGGCGAGATCCGCGCGGTCTACCTGCGCGGGCAGCGGCTGGTCGACGGCGGGCAGCTCTACGGCGCGCCGGGCTGCGGGCGCTTCATGCCGGGGCGGCTGACGCCGGCGGGGGAGTAA
- a CDS encoding NADP-binding protein has translation MRFRRSPVLIRGAGEHASAIAWHLQRAGFPVVMTELPEPLAIRREVAFSRALRSGAWTVEGVTARLCCKPLRLDHQGAPGDLPPPAVTARSLRAVRAAWRAGEIALVIDHGLAMLDLLPVFAIVDARMQKTATEAIRGRAPFTVAIGPGIRAGEHVDVVIETERGHDLGRIIRAGEAAHDTAVPGEIAGESVNRVTFAPVAGRFWAHVEIGQLVQRGDLLGVVEGEGEPQTVVTRIAGRVRGLLADGAAIGAGTKLADVDPRGERIDPATLSDKGRTIAAGVLTALLEALDAQGKR, from the coding sequence ATGCGGTTTAGGCGCAGTCCCGTCCTCATCCGCGGCGCCGGCGAGCACGCCAGCGCCATCGCCTGGCACCTGCAGCGCGCGGGCTTTCCCGTGGTGATGACCGAGCTGCCCGAGCCGCTGGCGATCCGCCGCGAGGTGGCCTTCTCGCGGGCGCTGAGGAGCGGCGCCTGGACGGTCGAGGGCGTCACGGCGCGCCTGTGCTGCAAGCCCCTGCGCCTGGACCACCAGGGCGCGCCCGGCGACCTGCCCCCGCCGGCCGTGACGGCCCGCAGCCTGCGCGCCGTGCGCGCGGCCTGGCGGGCGGGCGAGATCGCGCTCGTCATCGACCACGGGCTCGCGATGCTCGACCTGCTGCCCGTCTTCGCCATCGTCGACGCGCGCATGCAGAAGACGGCGACGGAGGCGATCCGCGGCCGCGCGCCCTTCACCGTGGCGATCGGGCCGGGCATCCGGGCCGGCGAGCACGTGGACGTGGTCATCGAGACCGAGCGGGGGCACGACCTCGGCCGCATCATCCGCGCGGGCGAGGCCGCGCACGACACGGCCGTGCCGGGCGAGATCGCGGGCGAGAGCGTCAATCGCGTCACCTTCGCGCCGGTGGCCGGCCGCTTCTGGGCCCACGTCGAGATCGGCCAGCTCGTGCAGCGCGGCGACCTGCTCGGCGTCGTCGAGGGCGAGGGCGAGCCGCAGACGGTGGTCACGCGCATCGCCGGCCGCGTGCGCGGCCTGCTCGCCGACGGCGCGGCGATTGGCGCCGGCACGAAGCTGGCGGACGTCGACCCGCGCGGCGAGCGGATCGACCCGGCCACGCTCTCGGACAAGGGCCGCACGATTGCGGCCGGCGTGCTGACCGCGCTGCTCGAGGCCCTGGACGCCCAGGGCAAGCGCTAG
- the trkA gene encoding Trk system potassium transporter TrkA — protein sequence MQIVIVGGGTVGTELAVHLQRSGHAVALVEPRAERCAELAEKLDILVVEGSGASPRTLEQAGIAGAQMLLAVSSVDEANILACGLAAQYGVPTRMARIRSSGEFRAKGSRVNLEALGVTRVIDPEHVMVRVIAQIAHIPGAVEVFSYHEGEILLARHIMTPGMPIIGKRLLDIAALTGSHRFLAVALRRESEGKTWIPAGDDVIAAGDDITTAFTRESLHRYLELLGLEDRRVKRAIVTGDGLTAIQLCEELASWVEVVTLIDWNPDHAMRAARRLEGVDVIQGDPTERDVLREVNVSRADFFAGVGNDTTRNVMSALLARSEGCDEVAAISLEPTSNRLFREIGVNHVISPRRAIAQEIMDVIARGRMSVELQLRNLDLESVEIRAGEGSKVTAGPLFKVWAPYKRQAIVGAVFRDGKASIPQGGTVIAAGDEAVVILKPKHVSTIQGLFKERR from the coding sequence GTGCAGATCGTCATCGTCGGCGGCGGCACGGTGGGCACGGAGCTGGCGGTGCACCTCCAGCGCTCCGGCCACGCCGTCGCCCTCGTCGAGCCGCGCGCGGAGCGCTGCGCCGAGCTGGCCGAGAAGCTCGACATCCTCGTCGTCGAGGGCAGCGGCGCCAGCCCGCGCACGCTCGAGCAGGCGGGCATCGCAGGCGCGCAGATGCTCCTGGCCGTCAGTTCGGTGGACGAAGCCAACATCCTTGCCTGCGGTCTGGCCGCCCAGTACGGCGTGCCCACGCGCATGGCGCGCATCCGCAGCAGCGGCGAGTTCCGAGCCAAAGGCAGCCGCGTCAACCTGGAGGCCCTCGGCGTTACGCGGGTGATCGACCCCGAGCACGTCATGGTGCGCGTCATCGCGCAGATCGCCCACATCCCCGGCGCCGTGGAGGTCTTCAGCTACCACGAGGGCGAGATCCTCCTCGCCCGCCACATCATGACTCCCGGTATGCCGATCATCGGCAAGCGTCTGCTGGACATCGCCGCCCTCACCGGCAGCCATCGGTTCCTGGCCGTTGCGCTGCGCCGCGAGAGCGAGGGCAAGACCTGGATCCCCGCCGGCGACGACGTGATCGCCGCTGGCGACGACATCACCACCGCGTTCACGCGCGAGTCCCTGCACCGCTACCTCGAGCTGCTCGGTCTCGAGGACCGCCGCGTGAAGCGCGCCATCGTCACCGGCGACGGCCTGACGGCGATCCAGCTCTGCGAGGAGCTGGCGAGCTGGGTGGAGGTGGTCACGCTCATCGACTGGAATCCCGACCACGCGATGCGCGCCGCTCGACGCCTGGAGGGCGTGGACGTGATCCAGGGCGATCCCACCGAGCGCGACGTGCTGCGCGAGGTCAACGTCAGTCGCGCCGACTTCTTCGCCGGCGTCGGCAACGACACCACGCGCAACGTGATGAGCGCGCTGCTCGCGCGCTCGGAGGGCTGCGACGAAGTGGCCGCGATCTCGCTCGAGCCCACGAGCAACCGCCTCTTCCGGGAGATCGGCGTCAACCACGTGATCAGCCCGCGGCGGGCGATCGCACAGGAGATCATGGACGTCATCGCCCGCGGGCGCATGTCGGTGGAGCTGCAGCTGCGCAACCTCGACCTCGAGTCGGTGGAGATTCGCGCCGGCGAGGGCAGCAAGGTCACGGCCGGCCCGCTCTTCAAGGTGTGGGCGCCCTACAAGCGACAGGCCATCGTCGGCGCCGTCTTCCGCGACGGCAAGGCGAGCATCCCGCAGGGCGGCACGGTGATCGCGGCCGGCGACGAGGCGGTGGTGATCCTCAAGCCCAAGCACGTCTCCACGATCCAGGGGCTCTTCAAGGAGCGGCGGTGA